ATCATACTCCGTTGACTGCATCGCCGTCGGACTGCTGCAGCCCACCGCCAGCAGTGCAAGCACGGGGGCGATCGTTAATATGGTATATTTTTTCATGACCTTGGGGTAGTATGGCTTCTATAAAACTACTTCAATAAAGATAAACACACAATAGCGCAATTCCTTATCGTTTGTATAATATATTAACGTAATTTTGAGCAGAATTGATGTGCTTACCTATTCTGATAAATAGCAAATTCTATTCCAAAAAAATCAATAATTAACCATATATATAAATTATTGTACAAAAGATGAGCAAAGGGTTACCAAAAAGAAGCGAAGATTACTCGTTGTGGTATAATGAACTGGTAAAAAAAGCAGGCCTGGCCGAGAATTCTGCCGTGCGTGGCTGTATGGTGATCAAGCCCTACGGGTATGCCATCTGGGAGAAAATGCAGCGCCAGCTGGACGATATGTTTAAGGCTACCGGCCACTCCAACGCCTACTTTCCGCTGTTTGTACCCAAAGGTCTTTTCGAAGCCGAAGAACAGAATGCCGAAGGCTTTGCCAAGGAATGTGCTGTGGTAACCCACTACCGCCTGCAAACCGACCCTGACCAACCCGGCAAACTGCGCGTGGACCCGGCCGCCAAACTGGAAGAAGAGCTTATTGTGCGCCCTACCTCCGAAGCCATTATCTGGAGCACTTATAAAAACTGGATCCAGAGCTACCGCGACCTGCCCCTGCTCATAAACCAGTGGGCCAACGTGGTGCGCTGGGAAATGCGCACGCGCCTGTTTCTGCGCACGGCCGAATTTTTGTGGCAGGAAGGCCACACAGCCCACGCCTCTGCCGACGAAGCCATTGCCGAAACAAAGCAGATGATGGAAGTATACGCCACCTTTGCCGAAGAGTTTATTGCGCTGCCGGTGATCAGGGGCGTAAAAACGCCGAGCGAGCGTTTTGCCGGTGCCCTGGACACCTACTGCATCGAAGGCTTGATGCAGGACGGGAAGGCCTTGCAGGCTGGCACCTCGCACTTCCTGGGCCAGAACTTTGCCAAAGCTTTTGACGTGAAGTTTGCGACCAAAGAGGGTGGCCTGGAGTATGTATGGGGCACCTCGTGGGGCGTAAGCACCCGTTTGATGGGCGCGCTGGTAATGGCCCACTCCGACGACGAAGGCCTGGTGCTGCCGCCTAAGCTGGCGCCTATTCAGGTGGTGATCGTGCCCATTTATAAAGGCGAAGAACAGCTGGCGCAGATC
This window of the Pontibacter liquoris genome carries:
- the proS gene encoding proline--tRNA ligase; this encodes MSKGLPKRSEDYSLWYNELVKKAGLAENSAVRGCMVIKPYGYAIWEKMQRQLDDMFKATGHSNAYFPLFVPKGLFEAEEQNAEGFAKECAVVTHYRLQTDPDQPGKLRVDPAAKLEEELIVRPTSEAIIWSTYKNWIQSYRDLPLLINQWANVVRWEMRTRLFLRTAEFLWQEGHTAHASADEAIAETKQMMEVYATFAEEFIALPVIRGVKTPSERFAGALDTYCIEGLMQDGKALQAGTSHFLGQNFAKAFDVKFATKEGGLEYVWGTSWGVSTRLMGALVMAHSDDEGLVLPPKLAPIQVVIVPIYKGEEQLAQISENVLQLKKELEAKGISVKYDDRDTERPGFKFAEWELKGVPVRIAIGGRDLENGTAELARRDTKEKSTQQFAELATYIPALLDEIQENIYNRALAYRTEHTTKVDSYEEFKEVLESKGGFVLAHWDGTAETEERIKEETKATIRCIAIDTPEEDGVDMLTGKPSKQRVYFAKAY